One genomic window of Halorubrum hochsteinianum includes the following:
- a CDS encoding sensor histidine kinase has translation MDRPTVVAFVGDDASAGERVSRAVDAAWEGPHPTFRALAPADLNADRDGESPLEATCGVVVTAAAAADGDVRDRLDALPSNVPVIALVDEATTATIRTLLSAGVDDVVEAGGRNSVADEPADVARLVERLASRADPNRVRLGDDDVARLAEVLLDAGTTLMSTRTDEVGTKIEWTMENVGEHAELDRIVCYREDDGRFVPAYSWCPDGFEPEPTAFEEFPEPDQLSTFANVARPSTAPASVGDESGEVDERPPATVHVPLVVDWELSGTVAFESDDRRVWTDEEVDLYRTLGDLVAHTVARNDRRRALRRQAEQLEQFSAVVSHDLRNPLNVLSGYLSLSEEDLSPARYEAMSGAVDRMETLIDDLLMLARRGEAIGDTEPVPVEAVAEDAWQSVRAPDATLTIADEIGRVEADPSRLRQAFENLFRNAIDHGGRDVTIEIGPLAAGKGLYVADDGPGIPVEMVDTVFDSGVSSADSSGIGLAIVDRIVEAHEWDIEARNDDGAVFELTFGADATQAASL, from the coding sequence ATGGACCGGCCAACAGTCGTCGCGTTCGTGGGCGACGACGCGAGCGCCGGCGAACGCGTGTCCCGTGCGGTGGACGCCGCTTGGGAGGGTCCCCACCCGACGTTTCGCGCGCTCGCCCCGGCCGACCTCAACGCGGACCGCGACGGCGAGAGCCCGTTGGAAGCGACCTGCGGAGTGGTCGTCACCGCCGCGGCCGCGGCCGACGGAGACGTGAGAGACCGCCTCGACGCCCTCCCGTCGAACGTGCCGGTGATCGCGCTCGTCGACGAGGCGACGACAGCGACGATCCGAACTCTGCTGTCGGCCGGCGTGGACGACGTGGTGGAGGCGGGCGGGCGGAACTCGGTCGCCGACGAACCCGCCGATGTCGCTCGACTCGTCGAGCGACTCGCGAGCCGAGCGGACCCCAATCGCGTCCGACTGGGCGACGACGACGTCGCCCGTCTCGCCGAGGTGCTGCTCGACGCCGGGACGACGCTGATGAGCACGCGGACCGACGAGGTCGGCACGAAGATCGAGTGGACGATGGAGAACGTGGGCGAACACGCCGAACTCGACCGGATCGTCTGTTACCGGGAGGACGACGGGCGGTTCGTGCCCGCGTACAGCTGGTGTCCCGACGGATTCGAACCGGAACCGACCGCGTTCGAGGAGTTCCCCGAGCCCGATCAGCTGTCGACGTTCGCGAACGTCGCCCGTCCCTCCACCGCTCCGGCGTCCGTCGGTGACGAGAGCGGGGAGGTGGACGAGCGACCGCCGGCGACGGTTCACGTGCCGCTCGTCGTCGACTGGGAACTGAGCGGGACCGTCGCGTTCGAGTCGGACGACCGCCGGGTGTGGACGGACGAGGAGGTCGACCTGTACCGCACACTCGGCGACCTCGTCGCGCACACGGTCGCCCGAAACGATCGCCGGAGGGCGCTCCGGCGGCAGGCCGAACAGCTCGAACAGTTCAGCGCCGTCGTCTCACACGATCTCAGGAACCCGCTCAACGTGCTTTCGGGATACCTCTCGCTCTCGGAGGAGGATCTATCACCGGCACGCTACGAGGCGATGAGCGGCGCGGTCGACCGCATGGAGACGCTGATCGACGACCTCCTCATGCTCGCGCGGCGCGGCGAGGCGATCGGTGACACGGAGCCGGTCCCGGTCGAGGCCGTGGCGGAGGACGCGTGGCAGTCGGTGCGCGCGCCCGACGCGACCCTCACGATCGCCGACGAGATCGGCCGCGTCGAGGCCGACCCGAGCCGGCTCCGGCAGGCGTTCGAGAACCTCTTCCGGAACGCGATCGACCACGGCGGCCGGGACGTCACCATAGAGATCGGACCGCTCGCGGCGGGCAAAGGCCTGTACGTCGCGGACGACGGCCCCGGCATCCCTGTCGAGATGGTCGACACGGTCTTCGACTCGGGCGTCTCGTCGGCCGACAGCTCCGGGATCGGACTGGCGATCGTCGACCGCATCGTCGAGGCGCACGAGTGGGACATCGAGGCGCGAAACGACGACGGTGCCGTCTTCGAACTCACATTCGGCGCGGACGCGACGCAGGCCGCGTCGCTGTAG
- a CDS encoding DMT family transporter, producing MTSKPAVSPSAGLAVAVAAVSAGAILVRLSDAPSSVAAFYRVLFTTLPLASVAAWRYRGEFARIRSRDLAFASLSGVALAVHFAAWFESLRWTSVAASVTLVQAQPVFVALGAWLLLRERVTRRMGAGIAVAVVGMASMSLGDFLGGVAVGPRPLYGNALALSGAVAAAGYVLAGRSLRQRISLIPYVTVVYGVCVVVLFAFVLAAGRPLTGYPPREWLLFAGLAAGPGLLGHTVLNWALAHLESSVVSVSLLGEPVGATLLAFVLLSEAPTPATVSGGCVVLLGIYVTAAADRE from the coding sequence ATGACTTCGAAGCCGGCGGTGTCACCGAGCGCGGGACTGGCGGTCGCGGTGGCCGCCGTGAGCGCGGGCGCGATCCTCGTGCGTCTGAGCGACGCGCCGAGCTCGGTCGCCGCGTTCTACCGGGTGCTGTTCACTACCCTGCCGCTGGCCTCGGTCGCTGCGTGGCGATACCGCGGCGAGTTCGCCCGGATCCGCTCTCGGGACCTCGCGTTCGCGTCCCTCTCCGGGGTCGCGCTCGCCGTCCACTTCGCGGCGTGGTTCGAGAGCCTCCGGTGGACCAGCGTCGCGGCGAGCGTGACGCTGGTTCAGGCCCAACCGGTGTTCGTCGCGCTCGGCGCGTGGCTGTTGTTGCGCGAGCGGGTCACGCGTCGCATGGGCGCGGGTATCGCGGTCGCCGTGGTCGGGATGGCGTCGATGTCTCTCGGCGATTTCCTCGGCGGCGTGGCGGTCGGTCCCCGTCCACTGTACGGGAACGCGCTCGCGCTGTCTGGTGCGGTCGCCGCCGCGGGCTACGTGCTGGCGGGACGCTCGTTGCGCCAGCGCATCTCGCTGATCCCCTACGTCACGGTCGTGTACGGCGTCTGCGTGGTCGTACTGTTCGCCTTCGTCCTCGCGGCCGGGCGTCCGCTCACCGGCTATCCGCCGCGTGAATGGCTGCTGTTCGCCGGGCTGGCGGCGGGGCCGGGGCTGCTCGGCCACACCGTCCTCAACTGGGCGCTCGCACACCTCGAATCGAGCGTCGTCTCCGTCTCGCTGCTCGGCGAACCGGTCGGCGCGACGCTGCTCGCGTTCGTGTTGCTCTCGGAGGCCCCGACGCCGGCGACCGTGTCCGGCGGCTGCGTCGTCCTCCTCGGCATCTACGTCACGGCGGCCGCCGACCGCGAGTAG